A genomic region of Pyramidobacter porci contains the following coding sequences:
- a CDS encoding phospho-N-acetylmuramoyl-pentapeptide-transferase, producing the protein MTMTMMQPLLIFCVIFFCEIAAQRSWIVWMRQRHVSQVQKAYGTHIDEEVKANVPSMGGVVFLLIGSGLLISQMIQGHRSGVVFWSYPILAAMVGLADDMLKFKNKSSEGLRSMQKFILQAATTLLWFLLLGLDGTIPSLWGGCSIGHWIWPVALFFAVGIQNSVNVTDGLDGLAAGASAITFAALYLLSPDSGYYGTAAGAAISLGFLWHNCHPAQVFMGDVGAHFLAGLMASCAFMGTGVLVLVPVGMGFGLEMLSVVIQLIAIHGWGKRVFRMSPIHHHFQLLGWPEDRIVVRFWMIHALCPLFCAAFAYCLLHFLLV; encoded by the coding sequence ATGACGATGACGATGATGCAGCCTCTGCTGATCTTTTGCGTGATTTTTTTCTGCGAAATCGCCGCTCAACGTTCGTGGATCGTTTGGATGCGACAGCGTCATGTGTCTCAGGTGCAAAAAGCCTATGGAACGCACATTGACGAAGAGGTCAAGGCGAACGTGCCGTCCATGGGCGGCGTGGTCTTTCTGCTGATCGGCTCGGGGCTTCTGATCAGTCAAATGATCCAGGGCCATCGTTCCGGTGTGGTTTTCTGGTCCTATCCGATCCTTGCGGCGATGGTTGGCCTGGCCGACGACATGCTGAAATTCAAGAACAAATCCAGCGAGGGACTGCGCAGCATGCAGAAATTTATCCTGCAGGCGGCAACTACGCTTCTGTGGTTCCTTTTGCTGGGACTGGACGGCACGATTCCCTCCCTCTGGGGCGGCTGCTCGATTGGCCACTGGATTTGGCCCGTCGCGTTGTTTTTTGCCGTCGGAATACAGAATTCGGTGAACGTGACTGACGGTCTTGACGGCCTCGCTGCCGGGGCAAGCGCGATCACTTTCGCGGCGCTCTATCTTCTGTCGCCTGATTCCGGTTATTACGGAACCGCCGCCGGCGCCGCCATCTCGCTGGGCTTCCTGTGGCACAACTGTCACCCTGCCCAAGTCTTTATGGGCGACGTAGGGGCACATTTCCTGGCCGGACTGATGGCGTCCTGCGCTTTTATGGGGACCGGCGTACTGGTTCTTGTTCCCGTCGGCATGGGATTCGGTTTGGAAATGCTCTCGGTCGTGATTCAGCTGATTGCCATTCACGGGTGGGGCAAGCGGGTGTTCAGGATGAGCCCGATCCATCATCATTTTCAGCTTCTCGGCTGGCCCGAAGATCGTATTGTCGTCCGCTTTTGGATGATTCACGCGCTCTGTCCCCTGTTCTGCGCAGCCTTTGCGTATTGTCTGCTGCATTTCCTGCTTGTCTGA